Part of the Quercus lobata isolate SW786 chromosome 6, ValleyOak3.0 Primary Assembly, whole genome shotgun sequence genome, GGGTAGATGATTCATCTATCACCATCAAGGATAGGTGTCTTGTTCCTATTAATATCCTCTCATACAAGGCTCAGATTTCATGTGATGTGATTCCAATGGATGTAGGACACATAATTTTGGGACGACCATGGCTCTATGATTTAGATGTCACTCTTTATGGTCGCTCGAACTCTTGTTCCTTCATGCACAATGGACAAAGGATTAAACTTAACCCAGTCAAAACTAAGTTTGTTAGCGCAAGTAAGGCTAGAGAAGAGCCCAAAAAGCAAAGTATGAACCTCATTAGTCCAAAAGAACTTGAAAGAGCTGTCAATCAAGACTCCATCATCTTTGCTTTGGTTGTTAAGGAAATTGCACTAGACAACTTTGAAGAACCAAGAAAAGAAGTACGGTCAGTGCTTCAAGAGTTCCAAGATGTTTTCCCTAAGGAGCTTCCAAATCAATTGCCTCCTATGCGTGATATTCAACACGCCATAGATCTTGTCCCGGGAGCAGCACTCCCAAATTTGCCCCACTATAGAATAAGCCCTCCTCAACATGATGAGATGGTTAGACAAGTGGATGAGCTCTTGCATAAAGGATTTGTGCGTGAAAGCTTAAGCCCATGTGCAGTCCCTGCACTCTTGACCCCAAAGAAAGATGGATCCTGGAGAAAGTGCGTGGATAGTCGCGCAATCAATAAGATAACTGTGAAGTATCGTTTTCCTATCCCTAGGTTAGATGATATGTTTGATATGATGTCAGGAGCCACAATCTTTTCAAAGATTGATTTGAAAAGTGGATACCACCAGATTAGGATTCGCCCAGGTGATGAATGGAAGACTGCTTTTAAGACAAAAGATGGTCTATATGAGTGGCTtgtgatgccttttgggttaTCAAATGCTCCTAGTACTTTTATGAGAATGATGACACAAGTACTAAGGCCTTTCATGGGCAAATTTGTGGTAGTGTACTTTGATGACATCCTCATTTATAGTAACTCAAAAAAGCAACATTTGGACCATCTTAAACAAGTTTGTTCCACTTTGAGGAGAGAAAACTTGTATGCCAACCTAAAGAAATGCTCTTTCTTCACTGATAGTGTCATTTTCTTAGGTTTTGTGGTTTCATCTAAAGGAGTTTCTGCTGACCCACAAAAGGTCAAAGCCATAGTGGATTGGCCCGAACCCAAGAACATTCATGAGGTTCACAATTTTCATGGGCTTGCAACTTTCTATCGCCGCTTCATACGTGGATTTAGTACAATCATGACACCAATCACTGATTGTATGAAGCAAGGCGAATTCCAATGGTCCAATGCTGTTGGTAAAgcatttcaagaaatcaagaagAAGATGACAGAAGCACCAGTGATGCGCCTACCAGACTTTGATAAGGTCTTTGAAGTGGAATGTGATGCGTCTGGTGTAGGCATAGGAGGAGTTCTTAGCCAAGATTGTCACCCTATAGCTTACTTTAGTGAGAAATTAAATGAGGCTAAGAAGAAGTATTCAACATATGACAAAGAACTCTATGCTGTGGTACAAGCTTTAAGATATTGGAGCCATTATTTGACACCCCATGAGTTTGTCATTTATTCAGATCATGATGCTCTCCGCCACATCAATtcccaaaagaaattaaatgcTCGGCATGTCCCTTGGGTTGAGTTTTTGCAAagattctcttttgttttgagaCATAAATCTGGTGTTGAGAATAAGGTAGCTGATGCTTTGAGTCGCCGAATCACCTTACTTTCTGTGATGAGCACAAAAGTCATAGGGTTTgagaagttgcaagaagagtATGAATCTTGCCCAGATTTTGGAGAAGTGTACACTACACTCAAGACTGAGCATCTTCAGGTTGTTGATGATTTTATCCTCCGAGATGGCTACTTGTTTAAAGCCAATAAGCTTTGTATCCCCCGCACATCAGTTAGAGACTTTTTGGTTTGGGAAGTACACGCGGGAGGACTTTCAGGACATTTTGGACGTGATAAGACAATTGAAGAGGTAGAGAGGCAGTTCTATTGGCCAAGCCTTAAGAGGGATGTTGCCAAAATAATTGGTCAATGTCGTCAATGTCAACTGGCTAAGCATTGCAAGCAAAATACTGGCCTTTACACTCCTTTACCAGTTCCATACCGTCCTTGGGAGGATATCAGCATGGACTTTATACTAGGTCTTCCCCGTACCCTTAGGAAGTTTGATTCCATCCTTGTAGTGGTAGACCGGTTCTCTAAGATGGCTCACTTTCTTCCATGCTCTAAGACTTCTGATGCATCCAAGGTTGCCAAGATTTTCTTTGATGAGATTGTTAAGTTGTATGGGTTGCCTAAATCAATTGTGTCAGATAGGGATGTTAAATTCATGAGCTATTTTTGGAAGACCCTTTGGCACATGATGGGAACAAAGTTGAAATTCTCCACAGCATACCATCCTCAAACTGATAGTCAAACTGAGGTTGTCAATAGGAGTCTAGGAAATCTTTTAAGGTGTCTCATAGGTGAGAATGGTAAGACTTGGGAATCTATACTTCCTATAGCCCAATTTGCTTACAATAACTCAATCAATAGGTCCACAGGTATGAGCCCATTTGAAGTTGTTCATGGTTATACACCTAGGAGACCTTTAGACCTTCTCCCAATGTCCTCACATGATAGGGTTTCTGTGTCTGCAGTAGAGTTTGCTAGTCACATGCATGAGCTGCATAAAGAGATCAACAAACGAATTCATGCTAGTAATCTTAAGTATAAGACTCAGGCTGATTTACATCGACGTCAGTTAGACTTTGATGTAGGAGATTATGTTATGATTCGTATCAGGCCTGAACGGTATCCTTCAGGAACCGTTAAGAAACTGCAGGCCCGCAGTGCTGGCCCATTCAAGGTATTAAAGAAACTTGGACCTAATGCTTATGTGATTGATATACCTTCAGATTATGGTATTAGTTCTACTTTTAATATTGCTGATTTACTTGCTTTTAAAGGTCCAGCAGTTATTCCCTATGACCCTTTTGATgatcctctctcttcttctttggctAACCCTATCCCTAGCCCTACACCATCTTGTTTCCAAAAGGCACATAAAGATATTATTGATGTTATTTTGGATGAGCAGTCTCTTTTCACTAGGGATGGAACAGTTCAGCGCTTCTTGGTTCGTTGGCGAGGACGGCCTGATTCTGACTGTACATGGATCACCAGAGAGGAGTTGCAGCAGCTTGATCCTGCTCTTTTGGAGGCTTACTTGGATACACTTGCTACCACCTCATCTCTACCTCCTATCACTCGCACATATGAGCGTCGACGGAGGCGCCATGCTGATCCAGTGAGCTTGTGGCTTGATGGAGTTTGTTCTGATGTCACTTGATCCTTATGAGCTTTACTCGACGAGGTCGAGTTTCTCCCACCCCAGGGGAGTTGGTGCGGACACCACACGATGACACATCTGTGGAGATTATCTTTATCATTTATGTTATCTTTATTTGGGTTTATCTTTAGTATTGGATTAGTATTtgagattgttaggattatcGTACtagtatttgagattgtttaggatttgtttaggagagtttatctttatcattaTGATTCCTGGAAGCTGTATATAAAGCTCCAGACGGTTCCTTTTGTATTTtacagattattattatttattgagattattttcattgatttgttTGGTGGTAATTCCAAACACCTTAGGTGGGAAGCTTAAGGTTTTACGGTGGGACTAATCTAGGTGGGAAGCCTAGGTTGTCCTGCATCACTCTTGCTTAGTTAGAGTTTGGTCATAGTTTCAGCCTTCAAGGCTTAATATGAAAACTTTAACAATGTATAGAATATAAATAATAGAAGTAAATATTGATCtcattattgtttatatgtttgAAAGGAAATTAATGCAATAGATAGTAAGTTTGACTGCGTGTTGGATGGAAAGTAATGGAAATATCTTTTATAAAAACATTACTATTAACTCATTTCtatttatatctatatctatataaaaagTGTGAATAATGAACAGTTTTGTTGAGTTACTTGGATAATGGTTTTGTCAAGTTACTAAAATCAAATTAGGGTTGTTTTTGTGAatgattttatcattttatgagaaatactattttgtattttgagaaaattaaggttatgtttggtaacagtttttgttttctattttcaaaattttgtttttgggaatataatgaaaaaataattttcttgtatttttaaaatatatatgtgtcaAGCCTTGACGGTTGCTTGTGATCAGTCTTTTCCTTGGAGGAGCATTTGGAAACCAAAGGTCCCTTCTAGAATTGTGTTCTTTGTTTGGACCGCAAATTTGGGGAACATTTTGATGATTGATAATCTATACAACAGGAGAGTGTGGATCCTAGATTGGTGCTATATGGGTAAAAGATGTGGGGAATCATTTTATTACATTGTCCTATAACCTACAGTCTTTGAGCTATGGTATATGGTGTTCACCTTGTTTGGAATTCATTGGGTAATACTGAAAATTGTGGTTGAACTTCTAGCATGCTGGCAATGAAAGTTTGGTTGTTATTCGGTTGGCAGCTTCTCATTGCTTAATGTGGTGCATTTGGTGGGAGAGAACTAATCGGAGTTTTGAGGATTTTGAAAGGACAATAGCACACCTgataagtttcttttttaaaacacCATTAGAATGGATGTCAATCATAGGAAGTCATtctatttattcaatttatgatttgatggGTGATTGTAATTTGTGTGCTTGGTTGGAGGTGATGAGCTTGAAAAGCTCCAGCCATGGAGGTTTAGAAGGAGAGCTTGGTGGTCAGCCATAGAGCATGGTGTGACGTGGGTTGAGGcagagagaggatgagagggAAACAGAGGCGGCCttagacattttggggcctaaggcgagaattaaaaatgaggcattttttatacttatatattaattaaattagtgtttatttaatatttttatattatatttttcatcattattttcattttcttctaaattattttgaagttcattattaagatttgttatattgcaaaattgaacatcattttcttctaaattattttggtgagtttcttgctcatttgtgatattttcatctaaattttgtgttatattttgtttattactaataacaaatttatccattgatcctttttgagactcaattaatttttcttctttttttttctttttttacgtttttcatatccagatgcatattttctagtaaacatttaaacaatatatttataaagactaaaataaaaaataacttttaagtgtagagcaaatgagaaatagaacATGATTTATATAAGAAGTATTGTTGTAGTTTCACtgaacaataataaatttttagcaatctcaacctgcataaattaaaaaaaaattaagcacgcataacaaaaatttaagcacagCCATAACACTGACACAAGACTTATTAATAAGACCcgcccacaaaaaaaaaaaacacaaaacaaatcctatttataaccaaaaaaaaaaaaaaaaaattgcaggctttaagaaaaacaaaaaaaaacttgaaggccCAAACTTAACGCCCAGTCCAGGGAGGGTCCAGGCAGCCATAATGATAAACTGATAAGTGataaacaaagttacaaaagCAGCCAGGGACAGGGAGGGcccaaataaataaagttatcttaagttcttaacaaataaaagcccaaatatttataattttatacctgATTCCTGAACCTCAGAACCTGATACGGTGAGGTGagcagttgagacttgagagaggcggagagcagagaaTCAGAGAGAGGCTGAGGACAGACTGAACAGTGGAGactggagactagagagaggcggagagcagagactagagagaaaggtaaaatttttagggttttgagttttttgatttgtgattgttttgtggcAATTGGCTAACTCGCCTAAGGGAAGGGCCGGCCCTGACTATGACAAACAATTGTGCAGGTGTGTACATTTGCTGTTGACAAACAGATTTTTAGTAAGGATGGGTGAGCTCatttttgatgatatttttaaggTGCAGCGCGTGAATCCAGACGGCAAAAAATATGATAAAGGTATGCTTCTGGAATCTTGGTGCTCGACTGCTTGTTCACCAAAGTATATATGCAGTTAGTTCTTGATCATCTTTGTTTCTTGCTTTTGCTGTGTGCTTaataaaacatgatttcaatatattttatattaaaatatttaaaaagttgcAATACCCACTAAATACAGGGGAAGCAActttattttttcccctttgttaCCAAGGTtgcctttctctctttatgATTGTATCAATTGTCAATTGTTTTTTTCAGCAGTGACTCGACTAATGTATATtgttatatacatatatatatatatatatatatgtacatgtttatttatttatgtataagtacatatatatacatgtttgtgtatgtgcatgtgtgtcTCCTTGTCGAAGCCAGACAAGTCATCTTGCAAAACTGAATTTGCTTGGGCAGTAACCTTCAATTATGAAATGGACACCCCGTGTTAAGTCAGTTTCCATTGTCAGTGGGCTTGGTAGGTTCTAAAACTATCAGGCAAAAGTGAAACTTAAGTCTATCTTCATCAAATTCTATAGATACAGATGCTTTGAGCAATCATCATGTGTCCTAAGTCACTGCAAGGTAAATAAGCTATGACCTTAAATTATTGTGCAATACTCTAGTGGTTGCCACCAGGAACAAATCAGTAGTTTCCGCAGGAAACAATAACAGTCACAGTGGGCAGTTTGCAGTTAACATGAAATAGCACCTTGCTGTGAATGAATAAACTGCATGAATTGCAGCTGTTACTGACGGGGAAGAGTGTACATTAAGGAAGGTTTTGGAGTCCTTTAAGGCGTAAAGTAAAAAAGTCTAAGTGGCACAAAATGTGGGAAAGTGTTTATTTGATATGAAGGTTGTTTTGGCAGTGTGTTGATAATGAGTCTTTTTTAGAAGGTCCTGTCAAAAAGAAGTTCACTAAATCTGTACTGGAATTTTGCAACTTGCAAATTAGAATGCTGTAATTGCTAAAAGGACATGTGCACTAGTCAAGTTTTTTGGGTTGTGACATATTAGCCTTTTAAAATAAGTTGTtgtgtatattttattattttgtggtATCATTACTTTTGAAACctatttgttacttttttacAAGATTCTATGACTTGTTTATGCAGTCCTCCTTGTTAAGCTAGACAGAATCAAAATGATCACTTAAATTTTCTTAACTATACTTGATTGTTattctttatcattaaaaaaagaaaagaaaaaaacttgattGTTCTGTTGGCATTTTAAGTTTATAGTTTTGTATATATCTTTATGTAGTTACTCGAATTGAAGCACGGAGTGAGAAGTGTGACATGTTCATGCAACTAGATGTGAATACAGAGATTTATCCTATTgataaagaagagagatttttggTGGCATTATCTACCACACTAAGTTTGGAGGTAATCTTTTTCTCTTATGGTATATTAGGCCCTTTTCTTTGGGTTGCAGATGTTGAGTATAGTACGAACCACAACTCATTGAAtcattacttatttatttgtatattttcttgagaatgaatttttttctttcttgtaaaCCTCAATTGTTGAAGATTAATAATTTAAGTTGAAGCTCCTATATGCAGTGATGCTTTCTCTAATCTGCAATTGATGCTTTAACAAACTCTAGAGCCATTAATCTTTTAGTTACCTGTAATTAATTGATGCTTTAAAAGACAAAAAGCTTTTAGTTATCGGTTTGAGATTGGAGATGTGTCAAGAGTGAAATTTTGGCATGATGTCTAGTGTGGGGATAGTCCtctgagtttttgttttctggaATTATTCAGAATCAGTAATGATAAGGAGCATTATATGGTTTATCTCATGAAGCTCCCCAATGGGGTTCTTTATTGGGATATGAAATTCTTGCTTGCTGTTCAAGATTGGGAGATGGAATCTCTGTTTAATTTTATGGATATTACATATGGAGTCTCTTTGAGGGGTATTGGGGAGGTGAGATCTGTTGGATACCTTCTAAGAGAAGGGGCTTTGAGGTGTGTAGCTATTATCAGGCCTTGACGGGTGCTTGTGATCAATTTTTTCCTTGGAGGAGCATTTGGAAGCCAAAGGTCCCTTCTAGAGTTGTGTTCTTTGTTTGGACCGCGAATTTGGGGAACATTTTGATGATTGATAATCTATACAAGAGGAGAGTGTGGATCCTAgattggtgctatatgtgtaaaAGATGTGGGGAATCAGCAAACCATCTTTTATTACATTGTCCTATAACCTATTGTCTTCGAGCTATGGTCTATGGTGTTCACCTTGTTTGGAATTCATTGGGTAATACTGAAAACTGTGGTTGAACTTCTAGCATGCTGGCAATGAAAGTTTGGTTGTTATCTGGTTGGCAGCTTCTCATtgcttgatgtggtgcatttggcaGGAGAGAAATTACCGGAGTTTTGAGGATTTTGAAAGGTCAATAGCACACCTgaaaagtttcttttttaaaacactGTTAGAATGGATGTCAATTGTAGGAAGTCATTCTGTTTCTTCAATTTATGATTGGATGGATGATTGTAATTTGTGTGCCTGATTGTTTTGGTTCCCAGTTGTGTACATCCTATATACTTGGGTGACTCTTTTATTAcgatttgaataaaatttccattacttattaaaaagagagagtttCTGGTAAGTAATAGCTCCTAGAAGATCATTGATTCTTTTGCTATTTGAGTTTCTGGGAAGTAATAGGGTTTAGAATATCATCTGAAGTTGTTGCCTTTAAGTTCCGTAAGTGATCGAATGGTATAAGATGGTGGAGGAATTCATAAGAATTCATTTTGATCCACATTTTGTTCAGTCTTTGTAAATACCTGCTACCTTAATCGAAGATTTGAATGTCTCCTTCTAGCAGCCAAAATAAAGTACATTCCTTCTTAATAATTCACTGTATTGATGTTAAGGTTTGCAGCCTTTCTCTGACATTTTCTTCTGAATAAGCTTTTTTGAACTTGGAACTTTTGCCCTGACCAATGTAAACCTAACCGTTTTTAAAACGTTTTAACCTGGTTTACAAGCTAATTAGAGCCCAATTTTTTTGAGTCAAGCTGGTATGGGTTAAAGGTCAGATTGTGCTGGGTTAGGGCTTAAAGTTGAAAACCTTGGGTTGAGCCTGGGTTACCTCCAACCCAGACCAACCAGGGTTGCATCCCTAAGTAATTTATGTAATTATCTGAAAATATCAGGTTCAAGATTATTGGAAGAAGCGAACTCAGTTTCTTAGACTCTGTATTTGGTTCCCCCTCCAAAAGTTTTTTCTGTCTTTAATTCTTGGCATATGGATGGAAACTTGAAGCAATTATGCCATAAAAGGGATATATGGCCTAAATAGGAATTTTCATGATGAGTCTCTGATGAAGCAATTAGATTATTCAATCATCTTGACTTTGCAGATATTTAAGTCTTTTTGACTGAGctccaattttttgtttaaatctcTCAGaactctttaaattttatatggtcattgattaaaaaaaaaaaaaaaaaaccctaagatGAAAATTCGCCACCTGCATAGATGCTCTGTCGCATGTCCTGGcattgataatttgtatttcTAGTAGTGTAGAACTTTCAAAATGTGCCAATTTTGTGATAAGTATTGCCTGAAAGCCATTTGTTTAGAAGCTTATTGTTATTTCTCAAAATTTGTTGAGGACTGCACCCATCAAAAAACTGTATGAACGTTGGTCTGTGGTCCTCCAGTAAATATAAATGCAGTTCTAGAGCACAACTTCTTACTTTAGTATCTATTTTTCCATCTGAGAAATATCTACATCTAGACCTGCCCATAACTGTAGCTTGtgtcaaatttgaaaaaaattgtatatctCAGGACTTGCATTTGGCTTTTTGTTGAATGGCCAGGATTTGCTTGATCACCTACtgtaataataatgatataatgATTGTGGATAGAAGCTAATGATAATCTGGTGTTTCCTGCTCTCTCGATGTTTGATTTTGactgatgcttttttttttttatgggaattttTTGCGTTCTTTAATCTTTCATATCATTCACCCCTAATCTTGGGTAGGTGTATGTTGAATACTTTCTGACTTTGTTTTTGACTGTTATGCTCTTTATATGATTAAAATCTTTAATGTTGCCTGTGTTTTGAACTCCTTTCCCAGGGTGGGCAGAAGTCACTTGCAGACAAGTTTGAATACATCATGCATGGGAAACTTTATAAGATTTCAGATGAACCTGAAGCTAAAACTTTAGATGGAAGTTCAGGTCCTGGGGTAACAGTGTATGTACACATGATTTTCAACCACTCTTTTTATGTAtcctttttttatgtttcttttggAATTACTGTAgtagtgttttttattttattttttatttttttaaagattaagCAAGATATTATTGAGCACAAACAAGTTTACACAAGCAGTCACATACAACTGAAAATACCACCGGCAACTCAACGACATCCTTTTTGCCCTTAAAAACCGAACAGGGAATCCCCACACTACACAGTGCTTTGTTTTGTtatgtaaatttataatttttacatcAGCAaacctttgttttttcttcccATTTAAGGGGCATTTGGTTTGCGGTGATGTGCATCCCATCAAGGTCACCTTACCATAATGTGAACATTAAGAATTTTGGTTCATTTACTTACTCATGAGAATGACTAACCAAGAAACCACTAAAATACTcccccaaaacctctaaagAAGACCAAGCCCTAAAACCTCCAAAATGACCACAATAtctccaaaacctctaaaatccCAAAAGCTCTAAAATGGCCCAGAATACCCAAAAACctctaaaacaaccaaaatacccttaaaacctctaaaatgactgATATACCCCTAAATCtcaaaaattactaaaaaaaacctCGAAATcactaaaatgactaaaataccctcgaaacctctTAATAGGTTGAAGCACACTTTCTTTAGTCCTCAAAGCACCATTGTAGAAGCATTTCTATGAAGCCATACATGGTAAATTGATGCAGCCCATGCCACCCTCTTGTTACTGTTAAAGAACTCACACCTGATTGCAGAATATCTTCCTAGGAATGCCTCTTCAATATGATCAAACATAGATCTTAAATATGATATCATAGTCTCTTTGAAAATTTACACTAAAGAACAAGTGATCCCTACTCTCAATACATCTTCTATAGAACACACAGAGTATCACCTTATAACCCCAACTTAATAACCTGTAACGTGTACTCAAACTGTCACGAATGGCCAGCCAACAAATGAATGCATGTTTTGAGATTCTGTTAGGGTGCCAAATCAACCTCCACCAGTACACATTTGGCAAGGACCTAATAGCTCCCATGTCTATGTTGTCTGACTCCATTTTCTTGTTTAAGTATAAAGGTATGCAGTATCTGGGGAGTACATCTTGTTTGACTCCACATGTCCACTGCAATTGTCATGGACTGGTTGTGAATACATCTTGTTTGACACCCACACGGGCTCATGTGGGTATCAAACAAGATGAATGGTCCAGATCTATGTATTCTCCTTGCTATATTTGCAATGAATATTTGTCCCCTACAGAGCTCTTTTTATCAGATAATCATCTAATCAAAACAACATTtccatatgatttttttttttttggggggggggggtgttcaTTCTAATCATCtaattttggatttcatatttggTTTCAGGGATATATATGTTTCATTTGGTGGGCTCCAGTTGATGCTGAAAGGTGATCCGTCCCATTGTGGTGGGTTTGAGCTTGATCAGAAATTGTTTCTCCTTATGAGGAAGCTGACATGAGAAAACTGACATCCTATACTATCAACAAATGTCTATTTAACTTCTTTGATTGTAAAACCACCTCCAAACTAGGTCATGTTAACTGGTACTATATGACTCATAATAGTCGACACCAAATTTATGGTGGGAATTTTGTTTTACCTGTCTCCTGTGTGAATGGGTTCTCCATGCAAAGTTTGAAGACATGATTAGTGAAGTGTTGTCTAGATAGCGAGGGTTTGGAGCTAGAATTTTTGGTCTGTATTCTGCAGAGAACTGGTGGAAATGGGAATTAACCTGAGATTGGAAGGTCAATATATgtatggaaaattatttctctctcGATGTCAACACTACACACGCACCACTCACAAAGTGTAGACATCAAGTGTCAATATCTTCCACCTGATGTCTACATTTTGTGAATGGTGTGTACAGGATGTGAGATCATCATGGTCCTATAAGTATAGTGGTTAAAGCAATCATCACAAGTTCATCCTAGTAattgcaaaggaaaaaaaaatgttctttgaTTATATCATTCTTTGGTTAGTTTTTTCTATGGATGCATACTGAGAAACATGTGACATACTTTTGAGCAATGACCAAGCCATAGAAgtgattgtaaaaaaaaaaaaaggaatagaaagCTTTTCTTGATTAAAATGCGTTCAAAGAATAAATCATTGGATTCTATTCCTTGGAATAATTAGTTAAGGTTTGAATTAATTAAGCcataaaaaagaagtttattAACTTGGTAAAAAagacaagattttttttaaagaaatgctatgtttacaatattttcataatacattCACAAATCTCAAAGTGGCATGTTGTGAAAGTGATGAGGTTTTACTCAACTTGGTTTAGAAGACTTTCATATGGAGTCAAAAGCTAATGTAATtgcattcaaataaaaaataaaattatcattgtGAAATTTGACcctctttatttcatttttggaatttgagtttttaataTAGTACAACTTTCATGATGCAAAAATCTAATTTGTTCAAGTAGCCATGTAACTCTGAAAATGTTGGTCACAAAGATTACCAATATTTACATATTCTTAATGGATATCTAATAAAGAAATCACAATTGAAGCCTAGTTCTAATGTATGTGTCACCTAATAGTGAAATAGTACAACAATAGCAAGTTTTAAACAGAGGATGTGTAAACCATCATTTTGAGTTGACTATGAAATATTGGGTTGaccatcaaaattttttttttttaacaaacgaGGATGTGTAAACCCCTTTGATCATCTGACCATTCCTTTGCATATATGTAATTTTCCGTCCCACACGCATTAATTTATAGGAAAATTCCCCAAGCTTCAAACAGAGGGTAAACTctggtaatatttttttttgagagatgttacatttataatatttttataacatttttcacaacaaaacaCAGGTAATTAGTTGTTataggtttaaatttgaatctaacattaaaattacttttttggtctaata contains:
- the LOC115993648 gene encoding DNA-directed RNA polymerases II, IV and V subunit 8B-like; protein product: MGELIFDDIFKVQRVNPDGKKYDKVTRIEARSEKCDMFMQLDVNTEIYPIDKEERFLVALSTTLSLEGGQKSLADKFEYIMHGKLYKISDEPEAKTLDGSSGPGVTVDIYVSFGGLQLMLKGDPSHCGGFELDQKLFLLMRKLT